TATTGGACGCTTGCACCCGAGTCCGAGTAACATAGGACACAAGTATATGTCCTACTTGAGTGTATTCAATTTTTTCCAAGTTTTTACATATATGCACAATATCATATCTTTATACCCATGTTTGAATATTTGTCAAACATAGATATCTTAAGAAAATGAAGAGTTCCGGTAACATATACTGATTGGATAAATACAAACATACACTTTATGCAGACAAGTGGAACTGTAAAACCATCTAAAGGGTCTCTGGGTTTGGCTCTGCACTATAACATTCTCTTGTGCTTGTTTAAAAAACTAGGTTCATATTCAACCAACACTaagaaatggaaaattttctggCATTGAGTAATTGCTGTTATAAATGCTTAATACATAGCAGGCATAACAGGGAAAGATATGACTCAATACTAAGGAGATTTGCCATGCCTTCAAAGTGATTCAGTTTATGTAAAATTCACCATGCCACTCAGACTCAGGTGTGAGTGTTTGATATAattatgcttaattttttttctaagttttcatatatttggagggTTTCTAGAGGATTTTATTCCCAAACCCATATTCCAATTATGCATTCGATACAAGCGCCAAACATGAGTATTGGAAAATAAAGATTCGGAGAAACATAGGTCATATGGATCTAGCTAATCTCTTACCTCCATTTTCTTCATCTCCATTTCTGCCTTTCTCTTCTCATGATTTTCCCAGGCCTGTATCTTCACTTCTTCACGCTTATACCTACAATGCAAGACATGCTAATCAGATCAGCTAGAgttaaacacacacacacacacacacacacattattattattaacaacaTCTAATCCTATAGAAATCACAATTCTTAAAACTAATTACACATCACCTTGCCATATATTTGGCACGTTCAGCCTCATCCCAAGCCATAGCTCGAGTTTCTAGTGTATTTTGCTTGCTAACTTGATCTGAATTATTGTTTTCATGTATCCTGGATTCTTGTTCATGCAGTCCATTTGATCCATTTCCCCTGGCAGATCCATTAGTTTCATGTTCACCCTTGGCATCAGTTGATGTTGTTGTACCTGCTTGATGGTTTTCAGCACAGGCTTGACCATAGCGGCAACGGACCGGTGTGGAAGATCCCGACGTGATAGGAGTAGGATTCCTTGCTGAAGGACTCATGGCTCGTATTGGTGTTGCTGTTCTTGATGGCTCTTGGCTTGCGGCAGGGGTCATCTCAGTCCCCATATCTCTCACACATACTGATCTAACAACTGATGTTGAGTTCTGATTTGCAGGCTTGTAATTGATTCGCCAAATAGATTCATCGCAATCCACCTGTTTTGTTTCATCTTGGTATTCAGATGGCACTGCTGCAACAGCAGTGGCAGCCATTGCCGATCCATTTGTTTCTTCTGCTGCTGAACCTTCACCTTCACTGCTTGAACAATCTTGTTCTTTTTGTGGAACAGGTGCTATCAATCTTCGGTCATCAGCGTTGGAGTTCCGAGGTGTGGTTTCGGGTTGGCCCTTGTTTCTACCTCTTGACAGCCCCACCAGCCATTTCTGCGCATCATCCCATTTTGAAGGTGTTGGTTTGCCAAAGCCACCGGTTCGATGATGAGAACCACGATTGGTAGCCCCATTCCCTTTATGAAACTCAAAACTAATGCCACTGCTGCTTGAAATCTCATAGTATCCTTTATCTTCAGTTGATCTCATTTTCTAATGAACTAAAAGCTTCTATAGGAACTTTGGCAATTTGTTTACACAACAAAGGCCAAAGCCGTAAAGATGAGAGGATTCAAACCCCAAATCTGTTGGATGTTACTTTTAAGACGATTCAAACCCCAAATCCGAGTTCAAAACTTTGAGAATCTTGAAGCTACTAAAAGCTAACCACCAAAGACTTATAGTTTGCAGACCTTAAGTGAAGAAGTACGCAAATCTTCTCCACGGATTCGAACTTCAAATCTATTAGATGTCactttaaaaaaaagtgaataaATCAATGAGATTAAATTCGGATTCAAAAATTTAAGAATCTTGAAGCTATTAAAAGCTAACCTTATTGAAGAAGTCTGCAAAAGCTCTAGTTATTACCAAGAGAACTTCTCTGAGTCATTTTTACAAACAATTAAAGCACAAATGGCAGAATAGTATTAAGAGCAAACAGAAAAGAGAACCAAATCATGTTTTTCAACAGGAACCATTGAAATATCTGAAACTTGGGTTCACAAAAATCAAGGCAACAAAAAGGGTCCCATCACCCATGTGGGATTTATCCATTAAACTAACTAATCACCAGTTTTTATAAATCACCCCATTAATCAAAAACACCTAAAAGCTATCTGTTAAAGCAGTGGTGCTGCCAATGAAAAGTTTAATGATTTCACAAAAcccaataaacaaataaaatagagATATTAGTGACACCATTGTCAGagataagttaaaaaaaataaagagaagagTTTCAGAATTTGAGATCCATTCAACATTAAATAAAACATTGCATGGTTGGAAACTTGAACCATTTGCATGACTACAAATGTGGTAACAATTATCATTTAAAATGACAATGATAAACTATTTAAACCTGAAACTGAAAGAACCAAAAAGggcaaaaaccaaacaaaaggcAGTTTGGCAGATGCTTGGCAAAGTAACTAATGgcataaaagaaatggaaattctAAACTCTTTTTGCCTTGCACTAACAATGGGAATCTTGGGAATCGAATATGAATAAATTACTGACTTCCAAGAGAGAAAGGTTTATTGTTCTTGAAATATGGTTACCCACTCAACGGTTACTATGTTAGTGAAAGAATGTGGTGTTAGATGATGGGCGGCAAGTGGATTGAGGGAGCATTTGTCATATAAAAATCTCGATTGCATTGCAACTACATTTGTTTATAAATCTACCGGATGTTTCtgccttcttttcttttttaatctaaTCTAATATTTAAGCATTTAATTGAATTAACATGTAttctataatattaaaatacaaatttattatCACTCAAcctatatttattattgattaaattttaaaaaaaatatttttagtgtgagaaaaatgtaatttttctaagtcatgtttattttatttaattcgaaattatagttaatttttaaattgtttaacgataacatttaataattttattattagagATAATATATAATTTGCCCCTTGACCACTTGTACCTAGTTGttatcaaagttttaaaaataggATTAGTGGTAGACCACCGATttgttcaatttaattaaataaattatttaaaaattcataaaaaatgttaaatataaaaaattgattcaattggtttttttttaacttgattctAAGCTATTTGCGAGTCAACTAGTCTAACCCCTCTTTTTAGAATAATTCCTAGTCTGATTGGTCGGCCTGATCTAATTTAAACAACATTAGTTGGCACCCAAACTTTGTTTTAACTTAATTGATACTTGAACTTGAAATCCGTTGCATAATTTGGTACTTTAGCTATAGCACCATTAGAAAGTGATGATATGCTACTGTTAACTAATAATACTATGGCACATGGCAGATTAATATTATGACATGTGGCAAGCATTGATAAAAAATAAAGGTTTGAGAGGTAAAAAAGGCCCTTGAATTTTGGCAAAAAAATCTATTAAGCCCCTCCGCAAAAAACACATACAATTAAGCCCTCGAACTTCCAAATTGCATTAATTAAGCCTtttatccattttttttctttgaatgaTACATCACTAATGTTGCTATTAATGACTACTAAGTCGGCATTTCTATTGTTGACATGGTGGTCCACGTCAGCTATGGTTGCTGACGACTACCATGTtagcaaaaattcaaaaaatattttttagaaattttaagcttagaatgAACTTTGTTTAGGTTCATTTTAgatgtaattttaatattttgtttatacTTAAGACTCTTTAAACAAttattaaacacaaaaaaattaataaaataacctagaaaataaaaaataaaaaataaaaaatttattacattttaaataatttttaatattcaaaagcttttttatgattaaaaacaATCCATAATGAATCTACACATGGTTGTCTAGTCTCATTTGAATCTGAGCAATCATTTGTCCAAATTTATTATagactttatttttaaaatattttttaataaatatattttttaaaatttatttaaaatttttataatttataataatatttcaaaaattttaaaaaatacattgaGAATGAACCTATACAAATGGTTTtcttgacttaaaatttttaaattatttttaaattttttgaatttttgcttACCTAAAATTGTCACATTAGCAATGAAACATGTTAGGTCCAAAAGTACTAAGAGGGGTGAATTGGcatttaaaatttctttacaaacttttctaaaacaaaaaaaaaagaaaaagaaagaaaagctttCAAAAACTTATTTACAGTGGTTCAACCCCAGTTGCCTAcatccactaccttagctttccaccatTATGAATTTCTCAATTCACTACTAAAATTGATACCTTTGAAGACAATGTATAACATTTACAATTCTATCTTTTCAAAATCTTAGACAGAACATTTCCCTCtaggttttatggtgaaatgaaGACAAAACAATAACAACCTCTAAGAAGGGGGGTGTTTAAAGTTTTGGTCTCTAAACAAATATATGTGAATGATAAAAAATTTGACACTAAGCTTTTAAAGAATATttacaagagaaatgaaaaaacaaaGAGTTGAAGATTTTTCTCTTGTTCTTTAAGTTTGGATGTTATTTTCTTGTGTCTTGATGtatttttttacttgtatttATACCAAAAATGAATTTGTGGACATTTATGGTTGTTGGGGGTAATTGCAAGCATTAAATTTGAGTTGAAAAAGTGACTCTACAACCTAGGTTTTTGAGACTTACAAAGGGCTATCAAGACTTGATTGAAAAATAGTTATTATGTAGCTATTAGGGGGCCAAGTCTTGAGGCTTCCAGCCCAAGTCTTGAGAATTGGAGGGCAAGTCTCAAGACTTACTAGCTAAGTTTGAATACTAGGCCTTTAAGGAGAGTTTTGAGGCTATTAACTTGATTAGTCTTGAGATCTAGACCTTTAGTCTCAAGACTTGTCTCTTAACTTGccttgtaaaaattaaaaacacttGAAAGCACTTTAGGAACAACTCAAAAACATTTGGTTAAAGATGAAACACACTTAGGACATGCTTTTGAGTATTTGTAAGACTTTGGAAATGTTTGATCACTAAATGacttaagaaataaataattaaaatttatcttaaattttattgtataaaaatctTGGGACATGAAAGCTAACAATTTCtccattttttatataaaaatttaagagaaatttacatttttagaaAGCTCATTCTAAACCacttagacattttcaaaatatgacTACCCCTTTGTTACACTCCTCACTCATCCTGATATCCAATATAGATAGGAGATTCTACTGAAGCATGTACATAACAAGAATCTCAAAATTATTTAAGATTTCaaacattaaaacatttttataaaatcactaaatCAAGTTTAGGCCAATTTAGAGACTTtagaaacaatttaaaataatatagaatGGTTCAAGAGTTATTGAAGGTGTTCGAGACCTAAAACAAGCCCTTGAAAGTCGAAACAGCCCAAAATAGTGCAATGAGCCAATTTGCCATAGTTGTATTGGTACCACTAGGGAGTTGTACTGATACATCTCTCTGGTACTATACATTTTTGTTCATTGTCTCAATTGTTCCAAAACAATTGAGCTAAGTACTAATACCTTGGACACCTAGAGCTAAAATTGAGCAATTGACGTAGTTATTTTGATACCTAGAAGCAAGGTACCGAAACATTGGAGTAGTGGACCGAAAATTCAAGTTCTAAACACCCCAAAAAAACTCTAATACACCTTCTAACAAGGTATCCATAAAACATACTCAAGAATCATTCAACTTCATATCCACCCCAAAACATGCTCAAACTTATATCATAGACACATATCATCGAAgcaataaaaaaaacatgcaaggtttcgTGATTTCATCCAAATAAGTTTCACCCAAAACATTGCCCATATCAAAagacaataaaaaaaaacatgcaagaTTTCATGATTTCATCTAAATAAGTTTCATCCAAAACATTGCCCATATCAAAAGAGGGATATGCAAGCATGCAtagtaaattttcatacaatactTAAGTTTAAACCAATCAAATGAGTCTCCAAACCCAACAAATCAATAACCAATCTTCAAGTACTAACTGGAACATGAAATTAGCATATATACAAAATCTTAAAACCCTAACTATTGGAAAATCTATTTAGAAAATAGTGTTTTTAGGCATAACAGAAGCTCAAAATTTCTTAAAACTGACCCGTAACAACCCTTACATGGTCTGGTCGTACGAACCGAGTAATAGGATGCTACAACAACTATCGTGTAACACCTATAACCCGTACTCGTACCCATCACCAGAACGATCAATAACGACGTATCACTAAACAAAACAGAACGATTAGTAACAGATAGCATCAACTTAccaatttaattaacataatttcataataatttagATCGgaataatacatacatttatgagccttaaaaatagtttagaaataaTCAATGACCAATTCTAAACAAATcaaaaagtttagggaaaaactaaaaattttcaaagcagggatcacatggtcgtgtgttcaGGCTGTGTGACAGAGACAGAGCCAAGACCGTGTGGCTCCAGATATGGCCGTGTGGTCATCTCACAAGCTCATGTGTGATCTCACAGGACAGTATATGTGGGCCATGTACCTCACTGCCTTAGGTCACATGGTCATGTCGCAGGCCGTGTGTTAGCCCGTGTGAAGCTTGCACCTAACACGCTATGGGCAGACGCCCATATGTGACATACGACCGTGTGATatcccgtgtcctaggccgtgtgtgtACCCAAAAGTGACCAAAATCATGCTCATTTTTCATCCAAAACCTTAGGTACCTAAACCAACTTATAACATATAATCAAAAGACCTTAAAACACATTCAAGAACGGCCAACAAATACCAAATCAACAACCAAAGACCTAACCAATGTGTCATCAATGACACCACATCTCATTCACCCAATATTTTCCTACTTAGTTACATTACACAAGCCACATTGTACCAAATATAACTTACCTACAATTCCTTTATACAATACCTAATTCAAGCCACAACTACCTTATCAAGTTTGTTCACTTATGCATAAACATGGAATTAAACATACATACCACATTTTACCTATCATACCacaacatcaaaatgcacaaccc
The genomic region above belongs to Gossypium hirsutum isolate 1008001.06 chromosome D05, Gossypium_hirsutum_v2.1, whole genome shotgun sequence and contains:
- the LOC107903970 gene encoding uncharacterized protein — its product is MRSTEDKGYYEISSSSGISFEFHKGNGATNRGSHHRTGGFGKPTPSKWDDAQKWLVGLSRGRNKGQPETTPRNSNADDRRLIAPVPQKEQDCSSSEGEGSAAEETNGSAMAATAVAAVPSEYQDETKQVDCDESIWRINYKPANQNSTSVVRSVCVRDMGTEMTPAASQEPSRTATPIRAMSPSARNPTPITSGSSTPVRCRYGQACAENHQAGTTTSTDAKGEHETNGSARGNGSNGLHEQESRIHENNNSDQVSKQNTLETRAMAWDEAERAKYMARYKREEVKIQAWENHEKRKAEMEMKKMEVKAERLKARAKEKCANKLAATRRIAEEKRANAESKLNEKAMRTSERADYIRRTGHLPSSFSFKLPPRCW